Proteins encoded in a region of the Leifsonia sp. PS1209 genome:
- a CDS encoding ABC transporter ATP-binding protein, producing MSGMRGMAGGGGGGRGRVSGGDAEAQRALNATAPKIPNLFRRITTLFAPHRTAIIVTMVLVLIGAALSVVPPLLTQRAFDEGLFPKSGKPDMEALITIVVVMIVVFVGSALLGVWQTYLTASVGNKVMGALRVRLFSHLQSMELSFFTKTKTGIIQSRLQNDVGGVANVLTNTMSSILGNTVTVIAAFVAMILLNWQLTIVAVILMPILVIAQRRVGQVRARIATKTQESLSDMTAITQETLSVSGILLSKSFNRQAAEVGRYSDENANQIRLQVSQSMSGQWFFAMVNIFLSSIPAIVYLVSGWLVLGGATDITAGTIVAFTTVQARLLFPLLALMRVALDLQTSGALFARIFEYLDLKPAIADQPDAVPVDPARDLGRIEFDHVVFRYPDARDGERNTLDDVSFVIRPGEFAAFVGPSGAGKTTVSYLIPRFYDATSGRILFGDTDIKALQQDSLVSHIGVVSQETYLFHATIGENLRYARPDATQEEIEEATRKANIHDTIAGFPDGYDTVVGERGYRLSGGEKQRIAIARVLLKDPEVLILDEATSALDSISERVVQQALDTASRGRTTIAIAHRLSTIVAADVIFVIDHGQLVERGTHRELLEQGGVYARLYREQTEGALLDD from the coding sequence ATGAGCGGGATGCGCGGCATGGCCGGCGGTGGAGGCGGCGGTCGTGGCCGGGTCAGCGGCGGCGACGCCGAGGCGCAGCGGGCCCTGAACGCGACGGCCCCGAAGATCCCGAACCTGTTCCGCCGCATCACGACGCTGTTCGCGCCGCACCGCACCGCGATCATCGTCACGATGGTGCTCGTGCTCATCGGAGCAGCGCTGTCCGTCGTTCCTCCTCTTCTCACCCAGCGGGCGTTCGACGAGGGCCTGTTCCCGAAGAGCGGGAAGCCCGACATGGAGGCGCTGATCACGATCGTCGTCGTGATGATCGTGGTGTTCGTCGGCTCGGCGCTGCTCGGTGTCTGGCAGACGTATCTGACCGCCTCGGTGGGCAACAAGGTGATGGGGGCGCTGCGCGTCCGGCTGTTCTCCCACCTCCAGTCGATGGAGCTGAGCTTCTTCACGAAGACCAAGACGGGCATCATCCAGTCGCGGCTGCAGAACGACGTGGGCGGAGTCGCGAACGTCCTCACCAACACCATGTCGAGCATCCTGGGAAACACGGTCACGGTGATCGCGGCGTTCGTGGCGATGATCCTGCTCAACTGGCAGCTGACCATCGTGGCCGTCATCCTGATGCCGATCCTGGTGATCGCGCAGCGCAGGGTCGGCCAGGTGCGCGCGCGGATCGCGACCAAGACGCAGGAGTCGCTGTCGGACATGACGGCGATCACGCAGGAGACACTGAGTGTGTCCGGCATCCTGCTGTCGAAGAGCTTCAACAGGCAGGCGGCGGAGGTCGGCAGGTACTCCGACGAGAACGCCAACCAGATCCGCCTGCAGGTGTCGCAGTCGATGAGCGGCCAGTGGTTCTTCGCGATGGTGAACATCTTCCTGTCGTCCATCCCCGCCATCGTCTACCTGGTCTCCGGCTGGCTGGTGCTGGGCGGCGCGACCGACATCACGGCCGGGACGATCGTGGCGTTCACCACGGTGCAGGCCAGGCTGCTCTTCCCTCTGCTCGCGCTGATGAGGGTCGCGCTCGACCTGCAGACCTCCGGAGCCCTGTTCGCCCGCATCTTCGAGTACCTCGACCTGAAGCCCGCGATCGCCGACCAGCCGGATGCGGTCCCCGTCGACCCAGCGCGCGACCTCGGCCGCATCGAGTTCGACCACGTCGTGTTCCGGTATCCGGATGCGCGCGACGGAGAGCGGAACACCCTCGACGACGTGTCGTTCGTGATCAGGCCCGGCGAGTTCGCGGCGTTCGTCGGCCCGTCCGGCGCGGGCAAGACCACCGTCTCGTACCTCATCCCGCGCTTCTACGACGCGACGAGCGGGCGCATCCTGTTCGGCGACACGGACATCAAGGCGCTGCAGCAGGACTCACTGGTGTCGCACATCGGCGTCGTCAGCCAGGAGACGTACCTCTTCCACGCCACCATCGGGGAGAACCTGCGATACGCCCGCCCGGATGCGACGCAGGAGGAGATCGAGGAGGCGACGAGGAAGGCGAACATCCACGACACCATCGCCGGATTCCCCGACGGCTACGACACGGTGGTCGGCGAGCGCGGCTACCGGCTGTCCGGCGGGGAGAAGCAGCGCATCGCCATCGCGCGCGTGCTGCTGAAGGACCCGGAGGTGCTGATCCTCGACGAGGCGACCAGCGCTCTCGACTCCATCTCGGAGCGCGTGGTGCAGCAGGCGCTGGACACCGCATCCCGGGGCAGGACCACCATCGCCATCGCCCACCGGTTGTCGACCATCGTCGCTGCCGACGTCATCTTCGTGATCGACCACGGCCAGCTGGTCGAGCGCGGCACGCACCGGGAGCTGCTGGAGCAGGGCGGCGTGTACGCCCGGCTCTACCGTGAGCAGACGGAGGGCGCGCTGCTCGACGACTGA
- a CDS encoding Nramp family divalent metal transporter has protein sequence MAEAVETTESRPARARRPSSRLFLLLGPAFVAAIAYVDPGNVAANLTAGAQYGYLLVWVLVAANVIAVFVQYQSAKLGIVTGRSLPELLGSRLGTGGRRAFWVQAELVAAATDLAEVIGGAIALNLLFGLPLPLGGLVVGVVAIGILAVQSRRGQRPFEAVILGLLGVISVGFLAGLFVSPVDWGAAAGGLVPRFDGAPTVLLAASMLGATVMPHAIYLHSALARDRHGHASTPDARRTLLRATRVDVVAALVLAGAVNIAMLLLAAASLGGADGTDTIEGAHAAITAALGPVVGIAFAVGLLASGLASTSVGSYAGATIMAGLLTVRIPLLTRRIVTLIPAIVILALGVEPTWALVISQVFLSLGIPFAMIPLLRLTASKDVMGDRADSVWMRVAGIGIAALVVVLNVALVVLTVAQWVG, from the coding sequence ATGGCGGAGGCCGTGGAGACGACGGAGTCGCGTCCGGCGCGCGCCCGGCGCCCATCGTCCCGCCTGTTCCTGTTGCTCGGACCCGCATTCGTCGCAGCCATCGCGTACGTCGACCCCGGCAACGTCGCCGCCAACCTCACCGCCGGAGCGCAGTACGGCTACCTCCTGGTCTGGGTGCTCGTCGCGGCGAACGTGATCGCCGTGTTCGTGCAGTACCAGTCGGCGAAGCTCGGCATCGTGACCGGCCGCAGCCTGCCCGAACTGCTCGGCTCCCGGCTCGGCACCGGCGGGCGGCGCGCCTTCTGGGTGCAGGCGGAGCTGGTCGCGGCGGCGACCGACCTGGCGGAGGTGATCGGCGGCGCGATCGCGCTCAACCTGCTGTTCGGGCTGCCGCTCCCGCTCGGCGGCCTGGTGGTCGGCGTGGTCGCCATCGGCATCCTCGCCGTGCAGTCGCGCAGAGGCCAGCGCCCGTTCGAGGCGGTCATCCTCGGACTGCTCGGCGTGATCTCGGTCGGCTTCCTCGCCGGGCTGTTCGTGAGCCCGGTGGACTGGGGTGCTGCGGCGGGCGGCCTGGTGCCGCGCTTCGACGGGGCTCCGACGGTGCTGCTGGCGGCGAGCATGCTCGGAGCGACCGTCATGCCGCACGCCATCTACCTGCACTCCGCGCTCGCCAGGGACAGGCACGGCCACGCCTCCACCCCGGATGCGCGACGCACCCTCCTCCGCGCGACCCGTGTGGATGTGGTCGCGGCCCTCGTGCTCGCCGGCGCCGTCAACATCGCGATGCTCCTGCTCGCCGCGGCCTCCCTCGGCGGGGCGGATGGGACGGACACGATCGAGGGGGCGCACGCGGCCATCACGGCGGCGCTCGGACCGGTGGTGGGGATCGCGTTCGCGGTCGGGCTGCTGGCGTCCGGGCTCGCATCCACGTCGGTGGGGAGCTACGCGGGGGCGACGATCATGGCGGGGCTGCTGACGGTGCGCATCCCGTTGCTGACGCGGCGCATCGTCACGCTCATCCCGGCCATCGTGATCCTGGCGCTGGGCGTCGAGCCGACCTGGGCGCTCGTGATCAGCCAGGTGTTCCTGAGCCTCGGCATCCCGTTCGCAATGATCCCGCTGCTGCGGCTGACCGCGTCGAAGGACGTGATGGGCGACCGTGCGGACAGCGTGTGGATGCGCGTGGCCGGGATCGGGATCGCGGCGCTCGTCGTCGTGCTCAACGTCGCGCTGGTGGTGCTGACGGTGGCGCAGTGGGTCGGCTGA
- a CDS encoding metal-dependent transcriptional regulator — MPVSDLSTVAQDYLKVIWSATEWAETPITVKQLAERLGVRAATISDGIRRLADQGMLVHEPYGGIELTDAGRRHAVAMVRRHRLIETFLVEELGYGWDEVHDEAEVLEHAVSDELVERIDRRLGYPSRDPHGDPIPSADGIAHRPDATPMLAAHTGVPLTVSRISDADPAILRYLADRGIVPDAQLSVDEHRQFAGDITVRLGGAEVVLGETAAGAVWVTEA; from the coding sequence ATGCCAGTGTCCGACCTCTCGACCGTGGCCCAGGATTACCTCAAAGTCATCTGGTCCGCGACCGAATGGGCGGAGACGCCCATCACGGTCAAGCAGCTCGCCGAACGCCTCGGCGTCCGCGCCGCCACCATCTCCGACGGCATCCGCCGTCTCGCCGACCAGGGGATGCTCGTGCACGAGCCGTACGGCGGCATCGAGCTGACGGACGCCGGCCGCCGCCACGCGGTCGCGATGGTGCGCAGGCACCGGCTCATCGAGACGTTCCTGGTGGAGGAGCTCGGCTACGGCTGGGACGAGGTGCACGACGAGGCGGAGGTGCTGGAGCACGCCGTCTCCGACGAGCTGGTCGAGCGCATCGACCGCAGGCTCGGCTACCCGTCCCGCGATCCGCACGGCGACCCCATCCCGAGCGCGGACGGCATCGCGCACCGACCGGATGCGACGCCCATGCTCGCCGCGCACACCGGCGTCCCGCTGACGGTGTCGCGCATCTCGGACGCCGACCCCGCGATCCTCCGCTACCTCGCCGACCGCGGCATCGTGCCGGACGCCCAGCTGAGCGTCGACGAGCACCGCCAGTTCGCCGGGGACATCACCGTGCGGCTGGGAGGCGCAGAGGTCGTGCTCGGCGAGACGGCCGCCGGCGCGGTGTGGGTGACAGAGGCCTGA
- a CDS encoding cystathionine beta-synthase, translated as MNYAETIIDLVGDTPLVKLNRLTDGIAATVLVKLEYLNPGGSSKDRIATRIIDAAEKEGLLKPGGTIVEPTSGNTGVGLALVAQQRGYKCVFVLPDKVGEDKRNVLTAYGAEIVVTPTSVAPEDPDSYYSVSDRLAAEIPGAFKPNQYFNPNGPRSHYETTGPEIWRDTDQKVTHVVIGVGTGGTISGTGKFLKEASDGAVRVIGADPEGSVYSGGTGRPYLVEGVGEDFWPGAYDPTVVDEVIAISDAESFHVTRRLAREEGILVGGSSGMAVAAALKAAKDLSADDIVVVILPDGGRGYLAKIFNDKWMRSYGFSDVPDEATVHDVIKTKSGALPDLVHTHPSETVRDAIQIMNTYGVSQLPVLTAEPPVVMGEVAGALDETSLVDAVFSGRAQMTDDVGAHIGAPFQLIGINEPVSAARAALATENALLVTEDGKPVAVLTRQDLLNFLSE; from the coding sequence GTGAATTACGCAGAGACCATCATCGACTTGGTCGGCGACACTCCGCTCGTGAAGCTCAACAGGCTGACCGACGGAATCGCGGCGACGGTGCTCGTAAAACTCGAGTACCTGAACCCCGGAGGTTCGTCGAAGGACCGCATTGCAACCCGCATCATCGACGCTGCGGAGAAAGAGGGGCTCCTGAAGCCCGGCGGGACGATCGTCGAACCGACGAGCGGCAACACCGGCGTCGGGCTCGCGCTCGTCGCCCAGCAGCGCGGATACAAGTGCGTTTTCGTGCTGCCGGACAAGGTGGGGGAGGACAAGCGCAACGTCCTCACCGCATACGGAGCGGAGATCGTGGTCACGCCGACCTCGGTGGCGCCGGAGGATCCCGACTCCTACTACAGCGTCTCCGACCGGCTGGCGGCGGAGATCCCCGGGGCGTTCAAGCCCAACCAGTACTTCAACCCGAACGGGCCGCGCAGCCACTACGAGACCACCGGTCCGGAGATCTGGCGCGACACCGACCAGAAGGTGACCCACGTGGTCATCGGCGTCGGCACCGGCGGCACGATCAGCGGCACGGGGAAGTTCCTCAAGGAGGCGTCCGACGGCGCCGTGCGCGTGATCGGCGCAGACCCGGAGGGCTCGGTCTACTCCGGCGGCACCGGACGCCCGTACCTCGTCGAGGGTGTCGGAGAGGACTTCTGGCCGGGTGCATACGACCCGACCGTGGTGGACGAGGTCATCGCGATCTCGGACGCGGAGTCGTTCCACGTCACCCGGCGGCTCGCCCGCGAGGAGGGCATCCTGGTCGGTGGGTCGAGCGGCATGGCCGTCGCAGCGGCTCTCAAGGCTGCGAAAGACCTGTCGGCGGACGACATCGTCGTGGTCATCCTCCCGGACGGCGGACGCGGCTACCTCGCCAAGATCTTCAACGACAAGTGGATGCGGTCCTACGGGTTCAGCGACGTCCCGGATGAGGCGACGGTGCACGACGTCATCAAGACGAAGAGCGGCGCGCTGCCCGACCTGGTGCACACGCACCCGTCGGAGACCGTGCGCGACGCCATCCAGATCATGAACACCTACGGCGTCTCGCAGCTGCCCGTTCTCACGGCGGAGCCGCCCGTGGTGATGGGCGAGGTGGCGGGAGCGCTCGACGAGACCTCGCTGGTCGACGCCGTGTTCAGCGGTCGCGCCCAGATGACCGACGACGTCGGCGCGCACATCGGCGCTCCGTTCCAGCTGATCGGCATCAACGAGCCGGTCAGCGCGGCGCGCGCGGCCCTCGCCACCGAGAACGCCCTGCTCGTGACCGAGGACGGCAAACCGGTCGCCGTGCTCACCCGGCAGGACCTCCTCAACTTCCTCAGCGAATGA
- a CDS encoding cystathionine gamma-synthase, whose translation MKNDSRKTADRPMKFATNAIHVGQEFDPTTGAIIPPIYQTSTFVQDGVGGLRGGYEYSRGGNPTRTSLETLLAALEGGVSALSFASGLAAEDALLRAVLKPGDHVVLGNDVYGGTHRLINRIHGAWDIRNTTVDLTDLDAVRTALQADGTKVLWIETPSNPLMKVSDIAALAELGHAVGALVVVDNTFASPALQQPLSLGADVVAHSTTKYLGGHSDVLGGALVFADEELAGRVQFIQFAAGAVSSPMDAWLTTRGIKTLAVRMQRHTENAQAIAEALVGRDGIDAVYYPGLPSHPGHELAARQMSGFGGMLSVALSGGAAAARSFAESTEVFQLAESLGGVESLIGYPSEMTHASVRGTELEVPDNVIRLSVGIEDVSDLLADIDQALSR comes from the coding sequence ATGAAAAACGACTCCAGAAAGACAGCAGACAGACCCATGAAGTTCGCAACCAACGCCATCCACGTCGGCCAGGAGTTCGACCCGACGACCGGCGCGATCATCCCGCCGATCTACCAGACGTCGACGTTCGTCCAGGACGGTGTCGGCGGCCTGCGCGGCGGCTACGAGTACAGCAGGGGCGGCAACCCGACGCGCACCTCGCTGGAGACGCTGCTCGCCGCGCTGGAGGGTGGAGTGAGCGCGCTGTCGTTCGCGTCCGGACTCGCGGCGGAGGACGCGCTGCTGCGCGCCGTCTTGAAGCCGGGCGACCACGTCGTGCTCGGCAACGACGTCTACGGGGGAACCCACCGGCTGATCAACCGCATCCACGGTGCGTGGGACATCCGCAACACCACGGTCGACCTCACCGACCTGGATGCGGTCCGCACCGCGCTGCAGGCCGACGGCACGAAGGTGCTCTGGATCGAGACGCCGAGCAACCCGCTGATGAAGGTGAGCGACATCGCCGCCCTGGCCGAGCTCGGTCACGCGGTCGGAGCGCTCGTCGTCGTGGACAACACGTTCGCGTCCCCTGCGCTGCAGCAGCCGCTGTCGCTCGGGGCCGACGTGGTCGCGCACTCGACCACCAAGTACCTCGGCGGCCACTCCGACGTGCTCGGCGGGGCGCTCGTCTTCGCCGACGAAGAGCTCGCGGGCCGGGTGCAGTTCATCCAGTTCGCGGCCGGTGCCGTGTCGTCCCCGATGGATGCGTGGCTCACCACGCGCGGCATCAAGACCCTCGCCGTGCGCATGCAGCGTCACACCGAGAACGCGCAGGCCATCGCGGAGGCCCTGGTCGGCCGCGACGGCATCGACGCCGTCTACTACCCCGGCCTGCCCAGCCACCCCGGCCACGAGCTGGCCGCGCGCCAGATGAGCGGCTTCGGCGGGATGCTCTCCGTCGCCCTCAGCGGCGGTGCAGCGGCGGCGCGCAGCTTCGCGGAGTCGACGGAGGTGTTCCAGCTCGCGGAGTCCCTCGGCGGCGTCGAATCCCTGATCGGCTACCCGAGCGAGATGACGCACGCCTCGGTGCGCGGCACGGAGCTCGAGGTGCCGGACAACGTCATCCGGCTCTCCGTCGGCATCGAGGACGTCTCCGACCTGCTCGCCGACATCGACCAGGCGCTGTCCCGGTAG
- a CDS encoding VOC family protein: MEQRVSLITLGVADLERARRFYEEGLGWTPTQALDGVCFYQLPGIALGLFGRDDLAEDAKHPIDGTFSGVTIAINQPSEEAVDRVFAEAEAAGASILKPAERVFWGGYSGYFADLDGHVWEVAYNPDWTVNDDGTLTI; this comes from the coding sequence ATGGAACAGCGAGTGAGTCTGATCACGTTGGGTGTTGCCGACCTGGAGCGGGCGCGGCGCTTCTACGAGGAGGGGCTGGGCTGGACGCCGACACAGGCGCTCGACGGCGTCTGTTTCTACCAGCTGCCGGGGATCGCGCTCGGCCTGTTCGGCAGGGATGACCTCGCCGAGGACGCGAAGCATCCGATCGACGGCACGTTCAGCGGCGTCACCATCGCCATCAACCAGCCGTCCGAGGAGGCCGTCGACCGGGTGTTCGCCGAGGCGGAGGCAGCGGGGGCGAGCATCCTGAAGCCGGCGGAGCGCGTGTTCTGGGGCGGATACTCGGGATACTTCGCCGACCTCGACGGTCACGTCTGGGAGGTCGCGTACAACCCGGACTGGACCGTCAACGACGACGGAACGCTCACCATCTGA
- a CDS encoding alpha/beta hydrolase, producing MRYVLLPGAGGAAFVWHRVVEQLTARGMDAVAVEFVTGDGHGLADYADAAVAAAEGADDVVLVAQSMGGFTAAVAAQRLPVSGIVFLNAMIPVPGESAGGWWEAVGHDAAMRENDIAAGRDPDAEFDIDLYFFHDVPEEERDALEQQEGEADSEAMFAEPCDFPGWPDVPLTVIAGGDDRLFPAAFQERVARERLSVDAHRVPGGHLAALSHPEPIVELLLTAGRTAE from the coding sequence ATGCGGTACGTGCTTCTGCCGGGGGCGGGTGGGGCCGCATTCGTCTGGCATCGCGTGGTGGAGCAGCTGACCGCCAGGGGGATGGATGCGGTGGCCGTCGAGTTCGTGACCGGTGACGGCCACGGGCTCGCCGATTACGCGGACGCAGCCGTCGCCGCGGCGGAGGGCGCCGACGATGTCGTGCTGGTTGCGCAGTCGATGGGCGGCTTCACCGCTGCCGTCGCCGCGCAGCGCCTGCCGGTGAGCGGGATCGTGTTCCTCAACGCGATGATCCCCGTGCCCGGCGAGTCGGCCGGAGGCTGGTGGGAGGCGGTCGGTCACGATGCCGCGATGCGCGAGAACGACATCGCGGCAGGGCGCGACCCCGATGCCGAGTTCGACATCGACCTCTACTTCTTCCACGACGTGCCGGAGGAGGAACGCGATGCGCTCGAACAGCAGGAGGGCGAGGCGGACTCCGAGGCGATGTTCGCCGAGCCGTGCGACTTCCCCGGCTGGCCGGACGTGCCGCTCACGGTCATCGCCGGCGGCGACGACCGGCTGTTCCCCGCCGCGTTCCAGGAGCGCGTCGCCCGCGAGCGCCTCTCCGTGGATGCGCACCGCGTGCCCGGCGGTCATCTCGCCGCGCTGTCGCATCCAGAGCCGATCGTCGAGCTTCTCCTGACGGCGGGCCGAACGGCGGAATGA
- a CDS encoding sodium:proton exchanger, which produces MSNPHLPTASVWRRLVLPLGIVALIAAQGVALTLTGVHVPPLIGVLSFGVAIVAAAFALAWAGEAAEVDISGGLAVGLLAIIAILPEYAIDLYFAFSAGSDPSQAPYAAANMTGSNRLLLGFGWPFILLVAFLAFLAARRRRTAADPDVQAKPFAIRLPHGNRVELGLLLVASVLTLVIPLTGQIHVVLGVLLLALFAYYLWRVSTGESDEPELVGVAHSIGTLPTRARRATVVTIFVLAAVIILLLAEPFATSLVEGGRALGIDDFLLVQWLAPLASEAPEFVIAVLFALRGKAAMGIGILLASKVNQWTALVGTLPIAHLIGGGGMALPMDARQVEEFTLTATQTILGVAMLLTLRFSGRWAVALFVLFAATFVFTSTEARLIVSAVYAVLAVALFVVRRRTLLPTITAPFRFAKREEPAALEPERSA; this is translated from the coding sequence GTGTCGAATCCACACCTTCCCACCGCGTCCGTCTGGCGCCGTCTCGTCCTCCCGCTCGGGATCGTGGCGCTGATCGCCGCCCAGGGGGTCGCCCTGACGCTGACCGGCGTGCACGTTCCCCCGCTCATCGGGGTGCTGTCGTTCGGCGTCGCCATCGTCGCCGCGGCCTTCGCTCTTGCCTGGGCCGGGGAGGCGGCCGAGGTCGACATCTCGGGCGGTCTCGCCGTCGGGCTGCTGGCGATCATCGCGATCCTGCCCGAGTACGCGATCGACCTCTATTTCGCGTTCAGCGCGGGCTCCGACCCGTCTCAGGCTCCGTACGCCGCCGCCAATATGACCGGCTCCAACCGATTGCTGCTCGGGTTCGGCTGGCCGTTCATCCTGCTGGTGGCGTTCCTCGCGTTCCTGGCAGCGCGTCGCCGCCGGACGGCCGCCGATCCGGATGTGCAGGCGAAGCCGTTCGCGATCCGGCTGCCGCACGGCAACCGCGTCGAGCTCGGGCTGCTGCTGGTCGCGTCGGTGCTCACCCTGGTCATCCCGCTGACCGGGCAGATCCACGTCGTGCTCGGTGTCCTGCTGCTCGCGCTCTTCGCCTACTACCTGTGGCGGGTGTCGACCGGCGAGAGCGACGAGCCGGAACTCGTCGGTGTCGCGCACAGCATCGGCACGCTGCCGACCCGTGCCCGCCGGGCGACGGTCGTGACGATCTTCGTCCTCGCCGCCGTCATCATCCTGCTGCTCGCCGAGCCGTTCGCCACCAGCCTGGTCGAGGGAGGGCGGGCGCTCGGGATCGACGACTTCCTGCTCGTGCAGTGGCTCGCACCGCTCGCCTCCGAGGCTCCGGAGTTCGTGATCGCTGTGCTCTTCGCGCTGCGCGGCAAGGCGGCGATGGGCATCGGCATCCTGCTCGCCAGCAAGGTCAACCAGTGGACGGCGCTGGTCGGGACGCTGCCCATCGCACATCTCATCGGCGGCGGAGGGATGGCCCTGCCGATGGATGCACGGCAGGTGGAGGAGTTCACGCTGACCGCGACCCAGACCATCCTGGGCGTCGCCATGCTTCTCACGCTCCGGTTCAGCGGACGCTGGGCGGTCGCCCTGTTCGTGCTGTTCGCCGCGACGTTCGTGTTCACGTCGACGGAGGCGCGACTGATCGTGTCCGCCGTGTACGCCGTGCTCGCCGTCGCCCTGTTCGTCGTGCGGAGGCGGACGCTGCTGCCGACCATCACCGCTCCGTTCCGGTTCGCGAAGCGGGAGGAGCCCGCCGCCCTGGAGCCGGAGCGTTCCGCCTGA
- a CDS encoding glutamate--cysteine ligase, with protein MRTFGVEEELLLVDERTGAPMAVAPQALAAAEADDARARNGAEEPGPQLSAEIHQEMIETQTRPLTSTDELLADIVAGRERADRLARTLGARAVAVGMSPLPVQPHPTQKDRYDEMMRRYGATAQTTLVCGCHVHVGIESREEGVAILDRIRTWLPLLLALSANSPFAGGGDTGYASFRFLAWHQWQSAGPTDVFGSVEEYDRFERLLVDTEVIMDYGMVYLDARLSHKQPTIEVRIADVCLDARDAVVLAAIVRALVDTAAADWHAGVRPSDLPAAALRLAGWQAALTGVHGRLPHPQHGAGADITDALDALVVHIRRALEANGDAALVHDGLARIVASGGGAGRQRAAFAVRGSLEDVVQAAVDATHELSPSGDDLPVS; from the coding sequence ATGAGGACTTTCGGGGTGGAGGAAGAACTGCTGCTCGTCGACGAGCGCACCGGCGCTCCGATGGCCGTCGCCCCGCAGGCGCTCGCCGCGGCGGAGGCCGACGACGCGCGGGCCAGGAACGGCGCGGAAGAACCTGGTCCCCAGCTCTCGGCCGAGATCCACCAGGAGATGATCGAGACGCAGACCAGGCCGCTCACCTCCACGGACGAGCTGCTGGCGGACATCGTCGCGGGCAGGGAGCGGGCGGACAGGCTGGCCCGCACGCTCGGCGCGCGCGCGGTCGCGGTGGGGATGTCGCCGCTGCCGGTCCAGCCGCATCCCACGCAGAAGGACCGCTACGACGAGATGATGCGCCGCTACGGCGCCACCGCGCAGACGACGCTCGTCTGCGGCTGCCACGTGCACGTCGGCATCGAGTCGCGCGAGGAGGGCGTCGCCATCCTGGACAGGATCAGGACCTGGCTGCCGCTGCTGCTCGCCCTGAGCGCCAACTCGCCCTTCGCCGGGGGCGGGGACACCGGATATGCGAGCTTCCGTTTCCTCGCCTGGCACCAGTGGCAGAGCGCTGGCCCGACCGACGTGTTCGGTTCGGTGGAGGAGTACGACAGATTCGAACGGCTGCTCGTCGACACCGAGGTGATCATGGACTACGGCATGGTCTACCTCGATGCCCGCCTGTCGCACAAGCAGCCGACGATCGAGGTGCGCATCGCCGACGTCTGCCTGGATGCGCGGGATGCCGTCGTCCTGGCCGCGATCGTCCGCGCCCTGGTCGACACCGCGGCGGCGGACTGGCACGCCGGGGTGCGGCCGTCCGATCTGCCGGCCGCCGCACTGCGCCTGGCCGGGTGGCAGGCGGCGCTGACCGGCGTGCACGGCCGGCTGCCGCATCCCCAGCACGGGGCGGGCGCAGACATCACGGACGCACTGGATGCGCTGGTCGTCCACATCCGGAGGGCGCTGGAGGCCAACGGCGACGCCGCTCTCGTGCACGACGGCCTGGCGAGGATCGTGGCGTCCGGGGGAGGGGCCGGCAGGCAGCGCGCGGCGTTCGCGGTGCGCGGCAGCCTCGAGGATGTGGTGCAGGCAGCGGTGGATGCGACGCACGAGCTGAGTCCGTCCGGCGACGATCTGCCCGTCTCCTGA
- a CDS encoding VOC family protein produces MTAMFVNLPVTDLERAKAFYTAVGFTINPLFTDHNAACVVVEEDHSYFMILVREYFQTFTDLPIGDPAVNPSVSTAIFLDSREDVDKTIADGIAAGGSEARPASDYGFMYQRQLNDPDGNLLEFGWMDPVAAEQGPAAAANQQA; encoded by the coding sequence ATGACCGCGATGTTCGTCAACCTGCCGGTGACCGACCTGGAACGCGCGAAGGCGTTCTACACGGCGGTCGGGTTCACCATCAATCCGCTCTTCACCGACCACAACGCGGCCTGCGTCGTCGTCGAGGAGGACCACAGCTACTTCATGATCCTGGTGCGCGAGTACTTCCAGACCTTCACCGACCTGCCGATCGGCGACCCCGCCGTGAACCCGTCCGTGTCGACCGCGATCTTCCTCGACAGCCGCGAGGACGTGGACAAGACCATCGCAGACGGGATCGCGGCCGGCGGCTCCGAGGCACGTCCGGCCTCCGACTACGGCTTCATGTACCAGCGCCAGCTCAACGACCCGGACGGCAACCTCCTCGAATTCGGCTGGATGGACCCGGTCGCCGCCGAGCAGGGACCGGCCGCCGCCGCGAACCAGCAGGCCTGA